The following coding sequences are from one Streptomyces sp. NBC_01232 window:
- a CDS encoding ubiquitin-like protein Pup, with translation MATKDTGGGQQKATRSTEEVEEAAVEESTDLKERQEKLSDDVDSVLDEIDDVLEENAEDFVRSFVQKGGQ, from the coding sequence ATGGCGACCAAGGACACCGGCGGCGGACAGCAGAAGGCGACGCGCTCGACCGAGGAGGTCGAGGAGGCGGCGGTCGAGGAATCGACCGACCTCAAGGAGCGCCAGGAGAAGCTCTCCGACGACGTCGACTCCGTACTTGACGAGATTGACGATGTACTCGAGGAGAACGCCGAGGACTTCGTGCGAAGCTTCGTTCAAAAGGGTGGCCAGTAA